A stretch of DNA from Borreliella spielmanii:
AGTTTTAAGTCTTTGTATTCTACAATCAGTCCCCTATCGATAAACCGTTTTAGTAGACATTCAATTGCTGAAGTATATGCATTGTCCCGAGCTCCACTAAGTTGTAGTGCAGATAATTTACTGTTTTGTCTATTGTTTTTATTCCAAATTCGAAT
This window harbors:
- a CDS encoding DUF787 family protein; translated protein: IRIWNKNNRQNSKLSALQLSGARDNAYTSAIECLLKRFIDRGLIVEYKDLKLTLSGTKQLKLELSVNITYNFSINAVAVVITSQDIVDYQNSLNV